Genomic segment of Candidatus Bathyarchaeia archaeon:
GGACATTTACACCTCATAGACAGCGACAACACCCTCAATCCTCATCACACCTCCACCCATGTTCCCCTAGGTAAAGGGGTAATAGACTTCGATGAAGTCATGCACGCCTTGGCTGAGGTTGGATACACGGGCTGGCTGGTGCTGGATCTCTGCTTCTGGCCGGACGCTTGGAACGCCACGAAGTACTGCAAAACATACATGGACAGCTTGCTCGAGAAGCATCGATGAGGCGAATACCCATGAAGGCCGCCGTTCTAACAGGCGTGAAAAAGATAGAGCTTCAGGAAAAAGACCTCAAGCCGTTAAGATCGAACGAAGTACTCGTGAAGGTTAAGGCAGTCGGGGTATGCGGCTCAGACATCGCCTACTATCAAAGGGGTCAGGCCGACATACCCCCACCCATCATCCTGGGACACGAGTTCACTGGGGAAATCGTAGAGCTTGGTCCAATAGCCAAGGATCTAGGGATCGTAAAGGAAGGTGAAAGGATAGTAGCGGAGCCAGTTCAGGCTTGCGGAGTATGCCAGCCCTGCAAAAACGCCTCTACAAACTTATGCGCTAAGCCCACAGTGTTGGGGGTTAACGTGGACGGAGGATTCGCTGAGTACTGTAAAGTCCAATACAACTACATTCACCCCCTGCCGAGAAACGTCTCCTACGAGGAAGGCGCGTTCACGGAGCCCCTTGCATGCGCCCTCTACGGCGTGGGGAAGATGAGAATCCAACCTGGAGATTTCTGCGTCGTAGTCGGCCCAGGACCCATCGGGCTGATGATGCTTCAATACATTAAGGCCAGTGGATCAGGGAAGGTAGCGTTGATTGGTACAAGAGATTATCGGTTAAAGCTAGGAGGTAAGCTAGGAGCAGACTACCTTATCAACACCAGGGAACGCGGCTCCAAGTACTTCGCTGAAAACCCCGTTGAAAGGATAAAAGAGTGGAGCGACGGCGCTGGAGCTGACGCCGTCATCGTCGCCACCGGGAACATCGAGGCCAACGAGCTGGGAATATCCGTCGCCGGAGCCAAGTCCAGGGTTGTGTTCTTCGGAGGCGCGGGCTACGGCCCAGAGGAGCAGGCGAGAATAAACCTATGGCAAGGCACCTTAAGAGACATGGAAATACACTACTCCTGGCTGTCTCCCTACACGTTTCCTAAGGCTATCAAAGCCATCAGCCAAGGTTTGGTTAAGGTAAAGCCCCTGATCACGCATACGTTCAACTTAAACAAGACCGCTGAAGCCATAGAAACCGTAGAGCAACGCAAAGGAAACCCGTTAAAGGTGCAGGTGAAGCCCTAAAGACCCCAGCGTTTCATAAACCCCCTTTAAACCTTTTTAATAGATGTCGCTGTCAAAATTTTTTCGCCCTGATCGGCTAAAATCCCATTCACATTCTCCTTCGTCACCGTGGTCGTGGTTCCAACACCCGACACACACGCCGCCCCTGAAGCCGAGGCGTAAAGCAAATGACGGGAAAGCATCCACCCATCCAGTTCATCAAACGCCCCTCCACCTGCTAACAGGCTTTTGAGCAAACCAGCGCAGAACGCGTCTCCAGCGCCCGTGGGGTCTACAACCCTGACCTGGAAGACTGGCATCTGAATCAGCAACTCCCTAAACCCTGCGATAAGCCCCCCTCCACCCAAAGTAACAACGGGCAAGGTTATTCCACCCCTTAAAAGACGCTTGACCGCCTCCTCCGCATGGGATTCTCCGGTTAAAGCTTGAGCTTCCAATCCATTGCAATGCAAAATGTCCACAAGCCCCTTAAATCGTTTGATGAGGACGTCGCCTCCGGTGGGGGGCATGATGGTGTCTAGGATGGTTTTAACCCCCATGCGTCGGACCCGCTTTAATAACTTGATGATTTTTAGATCGATTTCCTCGTTTAAGCCGATCAACCCTACGTATAGCCATTCAGGGCTTTCTTTAAAGATCACCCTTCCAGCCTCGTCGAAGTCTACGTGAAGGTTCGCGCCTGGATCGAAGTGAAATCTCCGATCCTCACCCCTTACCACGAGGATCATGTTTTTCGATGTTTCAGCTTCAAGCACACGTTGCACGTGAGAAACGATCCCAAACCTGGCTAACTCCTTCTCGGCGAAGTCTCCCAGCATGTCGATTCCAACGGCGCCGATGGCGCTGACCCCTCTACGTTTAACCCCGAGTTTTCGGAGGTCTATGGAAACATTGGCGCAATGCCCCCCAATTTTCACCTTGATCCCGCTTTCAACCAAGACAAGCTTGCCAGGCTCAGCTACATTTGGGATGCCGGAGGCTATAAGGTCCACAACTATCAATCCTAAGCATGTAACCAACATGCCGTTTAAACCCCATCATCATATTGCTTGATAGACGATAAATCTTATTTACTATGCGTTGGAACACATTTTTCGGGGCGTGTTTGAGCTTTCTAATAGGCTTGGACCTTGGAACCACCGGGTTCAGATACGAATGCTACGACGTGGAAGGCAACGTGTTATCCAGCGGAAGAGCTGAGCTGAGGGGTCAAACCGTTGAGGAGTGGGTTAAAGCGTTTCTGAAAGCCGTTCCATCTAACCCCCCGTATGAAAGAGGTGGGGATGTAATTCTCTCGGCTCAGAGCACCTCAGGCACCATAGTTTTAGTGGACAAGTTTGGTAAACCGGTCTTTGAACCCCTCTTGTATTATGAAAAGGCTGTTGAAGAGTTTAAAGAACTCAGCCGATGGATCTCAACTAAGCAGCTGTCCGACATAGGCGTATCCATCTCCTCAACCTCACCCCTCCCAAAAATCTTAAGGATAAAAAGGAGGTTTCCTGAGCGGTTTAAAGATGTGAGATGGATTCTCTCTCCAACCACATGGCTTCTATACCGACTCCTCATAAAGGAGGGTGAAGAGTGGAGAGATGTGGAAACGGACTGGACCAACGCCCTCAAGCTTGGCGAAGACATCACCGGGGCAAAACCGCGTTGGTTCACCCCCATATTTCAAGACGCGGGAATAGATTTAGACCTGCTCCCCCGTATCGTGCGATGCGGTAAACTGATCGGAGAGGCTCAGAGCCAACTGTCCAAGAAGAAGGGCCTAAAAGGAGCTCGAGTTTATCAAGGAATGACGGATGGCAACGCCTCAGCCCTAGCGGTAGGATGCTTAAACAACGGAGACTTCGGGTTCAGCTGCGGAACCACCACGGCCTTCAAATATGTAAGCCCAGAATTGAAACCTCACCCAGCCATTTACTACCACCTACACCCTGTGAAAGGATACTTGGCTGGAGCTGCTCCTGTGACCGCTGGAATGCTTGAATGGTTCTCGAAAAAAATCATGGGAATCGAAA
This window contains:
- a CDS encoding alcohol dehydrogenase catalytic domain-containing protein — translated: MKAAVLTGVKKIELQEKDLKPLRSNEVLVKVKAVGVCGSDIAYYQRGQADIPPPIILGHEFTGEIVELGPIAKDLGIVKEGERIVAEPVQACGVCQPCKNASTNLCAKPTVLGVNVDGGFAEYCKVQYNYIHPLPRNVSYEEGAFTEPLACALYGVGKMRIQPGDFCVVVGPGPIGLMMLQYIKASGSGKVALIGTRDYRLKLGGKLGADYLINTRERGSKYFAENPVERIKEWSDGAGADAVIVATGNIEANELGISVAGAKSRVVFFGGAGYGPEEQARINLWQGTLRDMEIHYSWLSPYTFPKAIKAISQGLVKVKPLITHTFNLNKTAEAIETVEQRKGNPLKVQVKP
- a CDS encoding carbohydrate kinase family protein, with the protein product MLVTCLGLIVVDLIASGIPNVAEPGKLVLVESGIKVKIGGHCANVSIDLRKLGVKRRGVSAIGAVGIDMLGDFAEKELARFGIVSHVQRVLEAETSKNMILVVRGEDRRFHFDPGANLHVDFDEAGRVIFKESPEWLYVGLIGLNEEIDLKIIKLLKRVRRMGVKTILDTIMPPTGGDVLIKRFKGLVDILHCNGLEAQALTGESHAEEAVKRLLRGGITLPVVTLGGGGLIAGFRELLIQMPVFQVRVVDPTGAGDAFCAGLLKSLLAGGGAFDELDGWMLSRHLLYASASGAACVSGVGTTTTVTKENVNGILADQGEKILTATSIKKV
- a CDS encoding FGGY-family carbohydrate kinase — encoded protein: MSFLIGLDLGTTGFRYECYDVEGNVLSSGRAELRGQTVEEWVKAFLKAVPSNPPYERGGDVILSAQSTSGTIVLVDKFGKPVFEPLLYYEKAVEEFKELSRWISTKQLSDIGVSISSTSPLPKILRIKRRFPERFKDVRWILSPTTWLLYRLLIKEGEEWRDVETDWTNALKLGEDITGAKPRWFTPIFQDAGIDLDLLPRIVRCGKLIGEAQSQLSKKKGLKGARVYQGMTDGNASALAVGCLNNGDFGFSCGTTTAFKYVSPELKPHPAIYYHLHPVKGYLAGAAPVTAGMLEWFSKKIMGIETGEAFKLAEKASSRGELGLYFPQGDREPFNDPMLGASFLKLWPIEVSSPEARGMMFNAMVLGLTFFEKYYITLFEGLFNKPITEAKITGGGTRSRWWNRIRASIYGFEVKVMDERSGIGAVMPAAMEEHLYPNYKEASEKLLRVVESFKPEQELASKYRKEERLFLKRWHAIKNASDID